In Rhododendron vialii isolate Sample 1 chromosome 9a, ASM3025357v1, the following are encoded in one genomic region:
- the LOC131301722 gene encoding protein NCA1-like isoform X2, with amino-acid sequence MHYKEAWFGSILLLFSFYKNKVVFPTWQPLEDHHLHPFFLPHRVLGDASSAITYFEESVNFLKKVPTDDLEIIHTLSVSLNKVGDLKYYDEELQGARSYYFQSLNVSRDAIKNHPSSPSQVCGWLWEQKGYKLGKEVCFK; translated from the exons ATGCATTATAAAGAAGCTTGGTTTGGTTCAATTcttcttttattctctttctaCAAGAATAAAGTAGTATTTCCAAC TTGGCAACCATTGGAGGACCACCACCTACACCCATTTTTCCTCCCTCA TCGAGTGCTAGGAGATGCTAGTTCTGCAATCACTTACTTTGAAGAGAGTGTCAACTTCCTTAAGAAAGTGCCAACTGATGATTTGGAG ATCATACATACGCTCTCTGTTTCACTTAATAAAGTTGGAGATCTAAAGTATTATGATGAAGAATTGCAAGGTGCAAGAAGTTACTATTTTCAGTCGTTGAATGTTAGTCGGGATGCAATCAAGAATCATCCCAGTTCTCCATCTCAG GTATGTGGATGGCTTTGGGAGCAGAAAGGGTATAAGCTCGGCAAAGAAGTATGCTTCAAGTAA
- the LOC131301722 gene encoding protein NCA1-like isoform X1: MHYKEAWFGSILLLFSFYKNKVVFPTWQPLEDHHLHPFFLPQYECRVLGDASSAITYFEESVNFLKKVPTDDLEIIHTLSVSLNKVGDLKYYDEELQGARSYYFQSLNVSRDAIKNHPSSPSQVCGWLWEQKGYKLGKEVCFK; encoded by the exons ATGCATTATAAAGAAGCTTGGTTTGGTTCAATTcttcttttattctctttctaCAAGAATAAAGTAGTATTTCCAAC TTGGCAACCATTGGAGGACCACCACCTACACCCATTTTTCCTCCCTCAGTATGAATG TCGAGTGCTAGGAGATGCTAGTTCTGCAATCACTTACTTTGAAGAGAGTGTCAACTTCCTTAAGAAAGTGCCAACTGATGATTTGGAG ATCATACATACGCTCTCTGTTTCACTTAATAAAGTTGGAGATCTAAAGTATTATGATGAAGAATTGCAAGGTGCAAGAAGTTACTATTTTCAGTCGTTGAATGTTAGTCGGGATGCAATCAAGAATCATCCCAGTTCTCCATCTCAG GTATGTGGATGGCTTTGGGAGCAGAAAGGGTATAAGCTCGGCAAAGAAGTATGCTTCAAGTAA